From the Ipomoea triloba cultivar NCNSP0323 chromosome 8, ASM357664v1 genome, the window tgaaggatgaaaatatatactttaGTGGTTGAATTTAAGCGTAGGTGGTTAGTGAATGTGCGTATTGAGTTAGATTGTTTGAACCTCTGTTATGCATGCCCTTTTGGGTAGATAGTTTGATTTATCATATGTTGGGTCAATCGCTAGCGAATGTTGCTCTATTATGCTCGTTGAGATCATGTTGTGTTGTCATGGAACTAACTCGCCCAAGCTCTTGCTAAGGCGGTTGTTTCTCAAGCTGACCCATGCTTATGGGAGGCAATCCCTCTTGCTTTTGCTCTTGACTATCTGAGTTAATACATTTTCTTTAGCGTAGGCTTTcataaaatgaaccaaattTGCAACTCATAAAAATTAGGAAAACCAGATCCTAAtagttcaggtgcgtactgaccgcccaggagagaactgcggacgaatcacagcgcgccacatgtccggaatgtagttgcacataacgttataactaggtgcacgtaatgttataactaggtgcacataggtgcacccaggtgcataaatgttaacaacgtaaattacttgcacctgtaagtgaaaataggtgcacacgtgcctgtaaaatgtattacaggtgcaagtgaattgtacagtgagcatcaatactaagttcACCTAATGTtgtaactaggtgcacctaatgttataactaggtgcaacctatgttataactaggtgcacctaggttgcacccaggtgcatgaatattaacaaggtaaattacttgcatttgtaagtgaaagtatttgcgaaaataggtgcatgaatattaataaggtaaattacttgcacttgtaagtaaaaataagtgcgaaaataggtgcacttgtaagtgaaactaggtgcaccaaagttctagttatttacgaaaatgccaccgcgtcatttttttaaaattgcatctgattcgttgatctggacacgtggacggctgtggagcgttctcatttcctacctgggcgagagttcgcacgagagtggaaccctatatatatatatatatatatatatatatattagagtaGTATTTTAAGTTTTTGAAGAATGTCGTCCTCTACTAATTAATTCTATCAACTTACATTGACTTAGCTTCAATATACAAACTTTTCTATAAACATGTACTCCATGAAAGCGAATTAAATATGGACCACGACAAGTAATACCTGCCAGCACGTTTCCTCAAATAAACAATAAGCATTAATTCATATGGTCTTTAGATGGAAAAAACTTTTCAAATGAAATTCTAAAATATATGATAGAGCCCAAAATGTTCGTGAGGGCACGAAGGCAACGTCTTGTCAGCCTATTATTACAGGCACAAACTATATAAAGCTTGCATATTCTAAGTCAATTTAGTGCACCAAAATACCAAATTGTAGAGcattatattagaaaaatcCTAAAGACCAGCCATGCCTACTTCCCGCCGGAGACTAAGCTTTGCTTTCTTTATGGTACTGGTGTTGGCTGCCATTGTAGATAAATCGGTGGTGGTCGCAACGTATTCTAGTTATCGAACGCCGGTGTCCCGGCCTAGCACTTGGAAGCTTGCTCATGCCACGTTTTATGGAGATGAAAGCGCCTCTGCTACATCTGGTGTGTatcttaatattttataatttatcacCGAATTACACCGAATCTACTCAACAAGATTACAAATTAATAGTATAGGTGACCCTTTTTTTTAGTAAGGCGAGAAACCTATAGTTGCTATACGAGGATTTGCATTGGATAAATTTCGCTTTGTGACCTGAGAGTATCCCAATAGAGACTTTGGGGTGGTTTTTGAGGAAATGTAATCCTATTTGGGAGGGAGAGAAGGAGAAGAGAGTAATTTAGTTCTTTGCAGAAAGACTTGAGAATATCCTCAATTTAGTTCTTGTCAGATATGTGGACGCTACCAAATTAGTGAAACTGCTCCCTGGTATGCATAATGCACATCAGGAGCGCCCAACCTGGCGGATGGATTCACACGCCCTTTCATTTGcagttttttttcttctccttctttttcttttctctctctcatgtTCTCTCCCCTAGTCACCTATgtaaaaaactctttaaaatccATGCCTATTGAGAATGCTCTAACCGAGGTAAACCAAGATTGATCATAGTTGACAGcttaaaccaagaaggtcaataagtCGCTCTTATTAGACCATaattaaacttgtaacattgtggttatcaagtcgACATACAGCGTATCCAACTTAATTAATTGGAATTGCCCATTTTTAAAAGGATTATATAAATCAAGTTAGCATAACGATTATTGTGATTTTGTGATTTCAGGGGGTGCATGTGGATATGGGAATTTGTTCAGCAATGGGTACGGAGGAGACACGGCTGCTTTGAGCACAGTACTATTCAACAACGGATATGCTTGCGGGCAGTGCTTCCAAATACGGTGCGCTGAATCGCCGTACTGCTACAAAGCCTCGCCTATCGCCACCGTGACCGCAACCAACCTCTGCCCTCCCAACTGGTCGGAGGACGGCAACAACGGCGGCTGGTGCAACCCACCTCGTACTCACTTCGACATGTCCAAACCCGCCTTTATGAAAATCGCCGACTGGAAGGCCGGCATTGTCCCCGTTATGTTCAGAAGGTAATAATATCTCACCCATTAAAATTTCAAGGGACTAAAATGgtgatttcttcattttttaaattttgtcaagttgatctttaaaatgtttaattgacaaaattttaaacgaattaaattagttgaaattgaaaactagagACTACATGaccaaaatgatttttttttaatacaactgactcTATTAGAGTGTAATGACTTCTAATTaagctcaatctcatgacctcctacAAGGGAGATTCACTATATGACATCTGAGCACAATGTGCTTTGTAATTTATAGTGGTTAAAACTAGTGAATTATATAAGTTTATTGTAgagttaattcttttttttggtcctagatttataggtggctatccacttttaatcctttattattagaacatccacatttggtcatagtattattgtgacatgaccatttttggtcctctattgACAAAACAGCTTTAAAAGACATTTTGGTttttaattatggattttttcaaaaaataaaataaaattaaaaatattacgggGACAACTCacattgtataaaaatgatcgaaatccctctgtatttaacgacatttcaaccaTTTTGTTGACCGATggctaaaaatggtcatgccacaataatactaggaccaaatgtgaatgttccgataaaaaaaaaagactaaaagtagatagccacctataaatctaagacaaaaaatggaaCTCCTTTATTTTATTCCACAACTACTTAATGAAGTATATATGTTGCATGCTAAAATGTTGGGTTTGGTTGGTGTAGGGTTCCATGTGCCAGGCATGGAGGTGTGAAATTCAGCATCCAAGGGAACGGGTACTGGCTGTTAGTGTACGTGATGAACGTGGCCGGAGGCGGCGACATCGCCGGAATGTGGGTGAAGGGAAGCAGGACAGGGTGGATAAGCATGAGCCACAATTGGGGGGCTTCTTACCAAGCATTTGCAGCCCTTGGTGGCCAAACCCTTTCTTTCAAGCTAACTTCCTACACAACACATGAAACTATTGTAGCCTACAATGTTGCACCATCAAATTGGAATGCTGGAATGACTTACCAGGCCGCCGTCAACTTTCATTAATGGAGGCCGGCCGGCCGGCGATGAATAATGCCAATTATCCCTTTTGTTGGCTCGCCATCATCTTGTCCACAATCTAGCTCTGTAGAAACCGACTGAACTACTTGTGCGGATGTTTACCGTTTTCTTTATTCAGAGTTACGTAGTACAATTATCAGAATCTAAATTTTTACCAAGAATGTCAAATTTAATCTTATTAGCATTGAGGTGTACTGTTTTTATGATCTTAATTTATGTTGTGTTTGAGTggaaacacatttttttttttggattccttaagaagtgaaaaaagtGGAGAGGAGAAAAGTTGAGTCAGTCTCTAATTACAGAAATGGTctttcgactattgacttttatcaatttttgttctcaatttttaatttgatcaaagttagtcccttaactattgattttgtattaattttggtcattctgttaaatctatgttaaataggtgttaaaattgagggcaaaaatataaaatcaaatattttaacctttcttcttcactttgtttcccctcctctatcgcaagattatatagggaaGAATGCgagtcaatatatttattttttacattttatgttagattgtttcaagtaatcaatttttttttctatatttttgttttgtttacgacaatgtaatatatactccataatatgttaattttaatacattattCTGTGTTAATTTTTTACTGTTCTAATTTGCTATTTTTCTGGTTGAAAATTTGATAATCAAAGGAATGGATGAGTTTTAATTTCCAGTAACATTGTAAATTAGAATGTAGATCAACAATAATTGACAGCATTGAAATATATTGAACATTTAGCAAATTAAAGGAgatggaaattaaatatattgacCAATTAGCagagaaaatggaaatgaccAATTAGCATTGAAATATTTGATAAGAAACGGAGATGGAGAAGAAAGCAAAGGAGAGGAAATATGATGGAGGAGAAACGAATGGGAAAAGAAAAGGCTGGGATTGATAAAAGGCTCAAATgtttagtttttatatttttgccttcaattttaacacctatagatttaacagaaggaccaaaattgatacaaaatcaatagttaagaaACCaactttgatcaaattaaaagtcaatgacAAAATTTAGTAAAAGTCAATAATCGAAAGACCATttctgaaattaactctaaattagATTCTCAACATGATTTTCGTCACTTGTTTTCTATTGGgtcattttataattttctttttaatgaatGATTGAGAAACAAGCCTTCAAATTTCTCATCACAGACACCAACCAACCAACAAAATTGATCtaaatttgaaatattcatTACTTTTACAGTTTACTATTGTGAGGTtaatttaaatttgacatataaatatatttgcaATTCGCTTACCAACTACTATAAGATGTTGGATTGAATTGGTATGTAAATTTAGAATTCCCAAACTACTCATTAAATTCTCCAAGTATCTCATTTAATGGTCTAAAACcttcaatcaaaaaaaaaaaaaaaagcaaaaaaccTTCGTACATGATGTCAAAACATTCCAAATGTATTTGACATACTTTTTGATGTATATATGTGTCATAAGAAAATCACTTGTTGCATTaaatttgcaatatatatacgATGTCAAAATTTTCCAATGCTTCTTGGGACGTCAAAAAATGTAAGAGATAtcaaaatactagttttatacgcgcattgcgcgaatgggttaatgcccaatgtttatatttaaataaatatttgaaagtttatcaatgcaaaattatataagagaagtttatacatgggtaattgaatgtcgaattttttttatttaaatatctatctcaaagtatatgaattcaagataatatagaaaattcattataattattactaaaataaatatttgcaaccttgtaaaatcgatagtctaaatatttgatctaaaaataatcgtctaaataaatactacttttaatttgaatttttctaagtgttcttaattctcttttgagtaacattgtaattgtcttaatctttactatttgttctctttctttttgttggtagtgtgtcatttgcaattcggttattgttggtagcatagatgacaacgtcatgcaatgagattatgatataggagctatggactttcctttaggtgttctgcttggggttcatttggtttaaccattattgttgaatgagttattgtggataaagaaatccccagtttaagaaaaaagattaaataaattaataaaaatttgaaaatttaaaatattatgtattccaaagatattaaaaggtagtttctcgcttcaatttgctgggtaatgagttatttgagtactttcattgtcaacaaatcccccaagtagttaatatgattggtttcaaactattcttttttatttttttcatagtattaaagaaatacatatgtatcattttttggtgtaactactaatttatttaattcaataagagtaaaataaagtgattccgcttcaatttgttgggttattatttgagtattctctttgtcaaccaattccgaaatagttaatataattagcttgaaattattttaattttttttcataatattaataaaatacttggtaaataaatatataacattattttgtactataactttgatatttaattacaagatattgtaaaaataagataatggacaatgtaatgaatatcaattgataaatttgaatgtaaagaatctttgcatgagagaaaataaagacaatataactaatgaaattatttctcttatttaatttaattttttgatactgaataattttttcaaataaaggtattgtagacacataattctaaattaaagaaatacatatgtatcatattTGTTGTAGGtactagtttatttaatttaataagagtaaaatagagtgagaaacttaattatgtcaaatttgattgagatgaggttcgaacctaagacctttcttatagaaattaattggtAAGTAAAAAGTTAATagttaacggaaaacttaacggataatcataaaagtaaggttaaattaggtaatctctattaataatattaatctgaattatcttaaccatctatttgattaaataattcatctgaaccatccatttgattaaataatttgaccgccattttttctaccaattttagacctaactctctttgacttttattagtatagtagataatatATCTAAACATAATTTGAGAGAAGAAGAATTGAAACGTAAGGAAGACTT encodes:
- the LOC116026901 gene encoding expansin-A18-like, with product MPTSRRRLSFAFFMVLVLAAIVDKSVVVATYSSYRTPVSRPSTWKLAHATFYGDESASATSGGACGYGNLFSNGYGGDTAALSTVLFNNGYACGQCFQIRCAESPYCYKASPIATVTATNLCPPNWSEDGNNGGWCNPPRTHFDMSKPAFMKIADWKAGIVPVMFRRVPCARHGGVKFSIQGNGYWLLVYVMNVAGGGDIAGMWVKGSRTGWISMSHNWGASYQAFAALGGQTLSFKLTSYTTHETIVAYNVAPSNWNAGMTYQAAVNFH